In one window of Myxococcus virescens DNA:
- a CDS encoding glycogen debranching protein produces MRTHRMSRLVGAALSTALFITGCSESDYVRLYHSDARAPSYSVDDIESLRQIGPTFVDKGVNFALYSENATRLELLLFEDPESNRPARAYEMTRYGDVWSVYVEGVGVGQHYGFRAWGPNWEFDPRWFPGSIHGFKADADVYGNRFNPNKLLTDPYSKALHRDHDWSKGSTASGPARTEVTYAASAKSVLVKSGDYQWGEAEQQWRANRQDENWQGHGWQDLIVYEVHAKGFTADPASGVRFPGTYRGFGEKAAYLAELGITAVELLPIHEKPLDGGYWGYQTINFFAPELSYAAFKEPHQVINEFKWMVEQLHKHGIEVIIDVVYNHTGEGGLWREKLETDDVMPGEPLESLDPAETAGLYSFRGIDNQAYYALNPDRRTYWNNTGVGNQTRPNHRPTRKLIIDSLRFYVEELHVDGFRFDLAPILGERDGDYNRWDDPRNTVLQDVIDDPVLQKYNTRIMAEPWSAGGWYCMPLGEFPNARTQPGNGWYEWNGRFRDWWRAFMNQDGWKLNSNEGSLCGRPGTVDGGFLMYGSQEWFERNGRRPYHSMNFITVHDGFTMYDLFAYDEKQNRCGPLNPVCCDTPNSPFCDKVSGEDHNRSRNWGPIGDERAESMRRQMIRNAFMSMMISHGTPMILGGDEWMRTQLGNNNAYSTLSDNPFNWYQWGTYLARDERHRMFEFVKAAIRLRKEHAYAFAPKDYGKGAPLAWKSAQNTEAAWDSKQLMIHYYDASYGPELLVLINMEPRAVTFTLPEGRKWTRLIDTQAYFDSPAYLTTAGLDSRSTGNSWLDAPSPVNGPTYGMPERTIVVLRAE; encoded by the coding sequence ATGCGCACTCACAGAATGTCCCGCCTCGTGGGCGCGGCGCTGTCCACCGCCCTGTTCATCACTGGCTGTAGCGAGAGCGACTATGTCCGGCTGTACCACAGCGATGCTCGGGCCCCGAGCTACTCGGTGGACGACATCGAATCCCTTCGCCAGATCGGCCCCACCTTCGTGGACAAGGGCGTGAACTTCGCCCTGTATTCGGAGAACGCCACCCGGCTGGAGCTGCTGCTCTTCGAGGACCCGGAGAGCAACCGCCCGGCGCGCGCCTATGAGATGACGCGCTATGGCGACGTGTGGAGCGTCTACGTGGAAGGCGTGGGCGTGGGACAGCACTACGGCTTCCGCGCCTGGGGACCCAACTGGGAGTTCGACCCGCGGTGGTTCCCCGGGTCCATCCACGGCTTCAAGGCGGACGCGGACGTCTACGGCAACCGCTTCAATCCGAACAAGCTGCTCACGGACCCGTACTCCAAGGCCCTGCACCGCGATCACGACTGGAGCAAGGGCAGCACGGCCAGCGGTCCGGCCCGCACGGAGGTGACTTACGCGGCCTCCGCCAAGAGCGTGCTCGTCAAGAGCGGCGACTATCAGTGGGGTGAGGCGGAGCAGCAGTGGCGCGCCAACCGCCAGGACGAGAACTGGCAGGGGCACGGCTGGCAGGACCTCATCGTCTATGAGGTTCACGCCAAGGGCTTCACGGCGGACCCCGCCAGCGGCGTGCGCTTCCCGGGCACCTACCGCGGCTTCGGTGAGAAGGCGGCCTACCTAGCCGAGCTGGGCATCACCGCGGTGGAGCTGCTGCCCATCCACGAGAAGCCGCTGGACGGTGGCTACTGGGGCTACCAGACCATCAACTTCTTCGCGCCCGAGCTGTCCTACGCGGCCTTCAAGGAACCGCACCAGGTCATCAACGAGTTCAAGTGGATGGTGGAGCAGCTCCACAAGCACGGCATCGAGGTGATCATCGACGTCGTCTACAACCACACCGGCGAAGGGGGCCTCTGGCGCGAGAAGCTGGAGACGGATGACGTCATGCCCGGCGAGCCGCTGGAGTCCCTGGACCCCGCGGAGACGGCGGGCCTCTATTCGTTCCGCGGCATCGACAACCAGGCGTACTACGCGCTCAACCCGGACCGCCGCACGTATTGGAACAACACCGGCGTCGGTAACCAGACGCGCCCCAACCACCGGCCCACGCGCAAGCTCATCATCGACAGCCTGCGCTTCTACGTGGAAGAGCTCCACGTGGACGGCTTCCGCTTCGACCTGGCGCCCATCCTGGGTGAGCGCGACGGCGACTACAACCGCTGGGACGACCCGCGCAACACCGTGCTCCAGGATGTCATCGACGACCCGGTGCTCCAGAAGTACAACACCCGCATCATGGCCGAGCCGTGGAGCGCGGGCGGCTGGTACTGCATGCCGCTGGGCGAGTTCCCCAACGCCAGGACGCAGCCGGGCAATGGCTGGTACGAGTGGAACGGCCGCTTCCGCGACTGGTGGCGCGCGTTCATGAACCAGGACGGTTGGAAGCTCAACTCCAACGAGGGTTCGCTGTGTGGCCGGCCTGGCACGGTGGACGGCGGCTTCCTGATGTACGGCAGCCAGGAGTGGTTCGAGCGCAATGGCCGCCGCCCGTATCACTCCATGAACTTCATCACCGTGCACGACGGCTTCACGATGTACGACCTGTTCGCGTACGACGAGAAGCAGAACCGCTGCGGTCCGCTGAACCCGGTGTGCTGTGACACACCGAACAGCCCCTTCTGCGACAAGGTCAGCGGCGAGGATCACAACCGTTCCCGCAACTGGGGTCCGATTGGCGACGAGCGCGCGGAGAGCATGCGACGGCAGATGATTCGCAATGCCTTCATGTCGATGATGATCAGCCACGGCACGCCGATGATCCTGGGCGGCGACGAGTGGATGCGCACGCAGTTGGGGAACAACAACGCCTACTCCACGCTGTCCGACAACCCCTTCAACTGGTACCAGTGGGGTACGTACCTGGCGCGCGACGAACGTCACCGCATGTTCGAGTTCGTGAAGGCCGCCATCCGCCTGCGCAAGGAGCACGCCTACGCCTTCGCGCCGAAGGACTACGGCAAGGGCGCGCCGCTGGCCTGGAAGAGCGCCCAGAACACCGAGGCGGCGTGGGACAGCAAGCAGTTGATGATTCACTACTATGACGCGTCCTACGGGCCGGAATTGCTGGTGCTCATCAACATGGAGCCCCGCGCGGTGACGTTCACGCTGCCCGAAGGCCGCAAATGGACGCGGCTCATCGACACGCAGGCGTACTTCGACAGCCCCGCCTATCTCACGACGGCGGGCCTGGACAGCCGGTCCACGGGCAACTCCTGGCTTGATGCACCGTCACCAGTGAACGGTCCGACATACGGGATGCCGGAAAGAACCATCGTCGTCCTGCGTGCGGAGTAG
- a CDS encoding ABC transporter ATP-binding protein: protein MSEVTLSGIKKSFGQNLIVKGVDLQVGEGEFLVMVGPSGCGKTTLLRLIAGLEQVDAGEVRIGGARVNDVPPRDRDVAMVFQSYALYPHMTVRENLAFGLTLRKFPAAEIASRVQEVAGMLELSHLLERKPKALSGGQRQRVAMGRAIVRRPKVFLFDEPLSNLDTALRVQMRGELARLHRRLGATMIYVTHDQVEAMTLATRVAVFNGGLLQQVGPPLELYNRPANLFVAGFLGSPSMNFLEARREGAQFTGKGFTLPCPADVTTEEATVLLGLRPQDLRVESQGPLTGTVDAVERLGFDGYAFVKTEAGLVAARFDKGVNVAVGDQVHLAPVGDALHVFSQDGAKALRHPEQRAALEVAS, encoded by the coding sequence TTGTCCGAAGTCACCCTGAGCGGGATCAAGAAGTCGTTTGGCCAGAACCTCATCGTGAAGGGCGTGGACCTTCAGGTGGGTGAAGGTGAATTCCTGGTGATGGTCGGCCCGTCTGGCTGCGGGAAGACGACCTTGCTGCGGCTCATCGCCGGCCTGGAACAGGTGGACGCGGGCGAGGTGCGCATTGGCGGCGCCCGGGTGAACGACGTTCCGCCTCGTGACCGAGACGTTGCAATGGTGTTCCAGTCCTATGCGCTCTACCCGCACATGACGGTGCGGGAGAATCTGGCCTTCGGCCTGACGCTCCGGAAGTTCCCCGCCGCGGAGATTGCGTCGCGCGTGCAGGAGGTGGCTGGAATGTTGGAGCTGAGCCACCTCTTGGAGCGCAAGCCCAAGGCCCTGTCCGGCGGCCAACGCCAGCGCGTGGCCATGGGGCGAGCCATCGTCCGCCGTCCCAAGGTCTTCCTTTTCGACGAGCCCCTCTCCAACCTGGACACCGCGCTCCGGGTCCAGATGCGTGGCGAGCTGGCGCGGCTGCACCGCCGGCTGGGCGCGACGATGATCTACGTCACCCACGACCAGGTGGAGGCCATGACGCTGGCCACCCGCGTGGCCGTCTTCAATGGCGGGCTCCTCCAGCAGGTGGGCCCGCCGCTGGAGCTCTACAACCGCCCCGCCAACCTGTTCGTCGCGGGGTTCCTCGGCTCCCCTTCCATGAACTTCCTGGAGGCGCGGCGCGAGGGGGCTCAGTTTACCGGCAAGGGCTTCACCCTGCCCTGTCCGGCGGACGTGACCACGGAGGAAGCCACGGTGCTGCTGGGCCTGCGTCCCCAGGATTTGCGCGTGGAGTCCCAGGGGCCCCTCACCGGCACCGTGGACGCGGTGGAGCGACTGGGCTTCGACGGGTACGCCTTCGTCAAGACAGAGGCCGGACTGGTGGCGGCTCGCTTCGACAAGGGCGTGAACGTCGCGGTGGGTGACCAGGTGCATCTGGCCCCCGTGGGGGACGCGCTGCACGTCTTCTCCCAGGACGGCGCGAAGGCGCTGCGCCATCCGGAGCAGCGCGCCGCGCTGGAGGTCGCGTCGTGA